The nucleotide sequence CGGTCATGCCCAGTGCAGCCAGCAAGATGGCGGCGGCCCTTGGCCTGGAAGAAAAACTGGCTACAGCGGTGCTGGCAGAAGAGGGCTGTTGGGGCGCGATGTCGGCAGGCACAGTGCTCAAGCAGGGTGAGGCCCTCTTTCCTCGTTTGGCAAAGAAGAAACAACAGCAGCCTCCGGCCCAAGAAAAAAAGCAGGGCAAGAAGGGCAAGGTTAAGAAGCAAGAGGCTGCCCCGGAAATTGATATGGAAGGGCTGATCACCTTTGAGCAGTTCGGTGAGGTCGAGTTGCGGGTAGCGGAGATCGTCACAGCAGAGAAGATCAAAAAGGCCAAGAAACTGCTCAAGTTGACGGTTAAGGCCCCGGAGGAGCGGACTCTGGTGGCCGGTATTGCCCTGTTTTACAGCCCGGAAGAGCTGGTAGGGAAAAAGGTGATCATCGTAGCCAACCTGAAACCGGCTAAGCTGATGGGCATTACCTCCCAGGGTATGGTGCTGGCCGCCAAGGAGGTCGATGCGGACGGCAATGAGCGCTTAGTGCTCTCCACCGTGGCTGGCGATATTGCGCCGGGGGCGAGGGTGGCGTAGCGGGAAGTGGTCGTTTCTGAGCTGGAGCGTAGGAACGGAAAAAAGTTCTTTAAAGAGACGTTGGAATGATAACACAGCTTGAGATAAAGAACTTCAGAGGCTTCTCTGAGTACAAGATTGAGGATGTCGGGCAGGTTAATCTGCTGGTTGGGACAAATAACTGTGGAAAAACTTCGGTTTTGGAAGCTGTTCATCTCCTGAGGTCAAGAGGAGATGCCTCTGTCTTGATTTCTCTCCTTTCTCATCGAGGGGAATGGATTCCAAATGAAGAACGAATGCATCGTGATGCAGAAGGAGATTTATGCCGATTATTTCATGGATTCCGTTTGACAGCAAAATCAGCTTTGGTCATCAGTGCTGCTGATTATGCGATTGAAAGGTTATCGGCTTCTATTAATGAAATTCAAGTAGGTCAGCTCTCTCTGTTCAAAGATTTAGCTGACTCTGTAGGACGATACCAACTTGACGTTGAATGGGGCTGGGATCAGGACAGACATAGTAAACAAGAATATCCCATTAGTTCTACAGGAGGCTTGTCTTATAATTATATGAGAAAGATGTCTCGTGCCAAATTAAGCATAGAAGAAGAAAACTATATAGAGTTCGTACCAGCCTCCTCGCTAGCTCCACAAGAAGTTGTTGCTTTGTTTGACAAAATGGTTCTTACGCCGGATGAAGACTTGGTACTGGAAGCCGTAAGAATCATTGAACCGGATATTACTCGACTTGCCTCTCTTGGAGGTAGTGATCGATATTATCCTTTTCGATCTAGGGGCTATACTCGTAACGGCATTGTCGTCAAAAGCAGGAAGTGGGAGGAACGGATACCTATCGGCAGTTTCGGTGACGGCATTTGGCGTCTGCTCGGCCTCATTCTCTCCCTTGTCGGCGCAAAAAACGGCACCCTCCTCATAGACGAAATTGATACCGGCCTGCACCACAGCGTGATGTCCAAGATGTGGAAGCTGATTTGCACCACCGCAAGAAAACTCAACGTGCAGGTCTTCGCCACCACCCACAGCAGCGATTGCTGGAAAATATTGGCTGACAATGCTGTTGAAGACGAAGTTGCAGATATGCCAATCCGCATTCACCGCATTGACAAGGATAAAAAGAAACCGGAAACCTTCACCAATCAGGAAATGCATCTCGCCTTGAACAGAGAAATTGAGGTGCGTTGATGATTTATGAAAAAGTGCTGCTGGTTGAAGGCGAGGAAGACAAACGGGTCATTCCTGAGCTTGTCGAAGCCAATGGCGTGCAATGGGGAGATAAACCAAAAGATCGTATTGTTGAAATTAAGCCGCTTCACGGAATAGAAAAACTCCTCGATAAAAACTTGATCAATATTGAGCTGAAGGCATCTGGTTTGAAAATACTTGGCATCATTCTTGATGCAGATGAATATCCCTCCAAACGCTGGCAAAGCATCCGCAACTGCCTGATTGAAAGAATTCCTGACCTTCCAGAACATCTGCCGCAGTCTGGTCTGATTCATCCCGGAGAAATTAAAGTCGGCGTCTGGATGATGCCGGACAACAGAGAACGGGGAATGCTTGAGACCTTTCTCCAATTCCTTCTGCCGGAGAACGGTAAGGAGTTATGGAGATTTTCTGAGCAAAGCTGCCTTCAGGCCAAAAAAGATCAGGGTGCTTGCTTTAAAGATTGTCACAGTGACAAAGCAAAGATTCATACGTGGTTAGCCTGGCAGAATCCACCGGGGAGACAGCTTCATAACGCCATAACTGAACGCATTCTTTCGCCTGCTTCACCACA is from Candidatus Electrothrix sp. GW3-4 and encodes:
- a CDS encoding AAA family ATPase, which encodes MITQLEIKNFRGFSEYKIEDVGQVNLLVGTNNCGKTSVLEAVHLLRSRGDASVLISLLSHRGEWIPNEERMHRDAEGDLCRLFHGFRLTAKSALVISAADYAIERLSASINEIQVGQLSLFKDLADSVGRYQLDVEWGWDQDRHSKQEYPISSTGGLSYNYMRKMSRAKLSIEEENYIEFVPASSLAPQEVVALFDKMVLTPDEDLVLEAVRIIEPDITRLASLGGSDRYYPFRSRGYTRNGIVVKSRKWEERIPIGSFGDGIWRLLGLILSLVGAKNGTLLIDEIDTGLHHSVMSKMWKLICTTARKLNVQVFATTHSSDCWKILADNAVEDEVADMPIRIHRIDKDKKKPETFTNQEMHLALNREIEVR
- a CDS encoding DUF3226 domain-containing protein translates to MIYEKVLLVEGEEDKRVIPELVEANGVQWGDKPKDRIVEIKPLHGIEKLLDKNLINIELKASGLKILGIILDADEYPSKRWQSIRNCLIERIPDLPEHLPQSGLIHPGEIKVGVWMMPDNRERGMLETFLQFLLPENGKELWRFSEQSCLQAKKDQGACFKDCHSDKAKIHTWLAWQNPPGRQLHNAITERILSPASPQASVFMQWFTGLFEV